The window CGACCTCTTTCTCGACGAAATCAAGAAGGACAACCCCCCTTGCTATGTACTCCTCCATTCCGTAGCGGCTTATTTTACCCCTTCCGGGGTCTGGAGCCTCAGTGGTCAATATTGAAGCAACCCCCATCTCCAGGAGGATAGTGTTCAGCTGAAGCAGGACCTCCCGTATCCTGGACTCGTCATGCAGTCTGAAGGCGATGGATGGAATTGAGTCGATCACAAGCCTTTTGGCATCGATTGCCTTGACGACGCGGTAGATGTAGCGGAGAAAGTCCTCCGTGTTGAGATTGCCCTCAAGCACATACTGCTCCTCAGAGGGAAGCCCAACGACCGCGCTTACACCATCAACAATGGCGATCTTCTTCTCGCGCTCCAGCCTCTCAAGATCCCACCCAAAGGTGGCCATCTCCTTCCTGAGATCCTGGGCCCTCTCCTCAAGGGTAACGATAACGGCAGGTTCGTTATATAACTCAGCTCCCTTGTATGCAAACTGAACGGCAAAAGTTGTTTTTCCGCTACCAGTTGGACCGGTGACAAGGACGGTGGTGCCCTTGGGGAAGCCTCCCTGAATTAAGTCATCAAAGCCAGGGATGCCGCTCTTCACCCTCTCCACTGCGTATCTCCCCATTTAAATCACCCTTGAACGTTAGTCGGTAATGCTTTGACCTGATCACCCACTCTAATATAACTTCTGGATTGAAAAGAATATAAAACTTTTGGAATTCCACCCACGTCACTCCGCCGTTGGTGGGATAAAGTCCAAGATTTTTCTTTCATGGGAAAGATTCTCTGAGAAACGGGATACCTTTCCAACAAAACATTTTTTTGCCCGTTAGCAATAATCGAGACCAATACCCTGAAGAGGTGAAGCCATGCTGGATCCATTCGGGCCCGAGGCCAGGCGGCTCGTTAAAGACGAGTTCGGTGGAATAACCGAGCTGCTCATGATAATACCGTCGTACGTTGGGATTGATGCCGCCCTCGAGAGGGTTAGCTGGATAAAGTCCGGGGAAATACCCAAGGACATTCTTGAGCTGGAGGGGATACGGGATCTGCTCACATTCTACGCACTCCTGGGAGCGCTGGCCTTCTCGCCGTACGGCCTTGAGAGGGAGGTCGTCAGGGAGGCCAACCTGAGGATATACCACAGGAGGATACTGCAGAAAGGAACGCTCGTGGGGGTTTCCACA of the Thermococcus celericrescens genome contains:
- a CDS encoding ATPase domain-containing protein is translated as MGRYAVERVKSGIPGFDDLIQGGFPKGTTVLVTGPTGSGKTTFAVQFAYKGAELYNEPAVIVTLEERAQDLRKEMATFGWDLERLEREKKIAIVDGVSAVVGLPSEEQYVLEGNLNTEDFLRYIYRVVKAIDAKRLVIDSIPSIAFRLHDESRIREVLLQLNTILLEMGVASILTTEAPDPGRGKISRYGMEEYIARGVVLLDFVEKEVELKRYLLIRKMRETKHSMKKYPFEITEEGIVVYPSGEVY